From Nicotiana tabacum cultivar K326 chromosome 22, ASM71507v2, whole genome shotgun sequence, one genomic window encodes:
- the LOC107782051 gene encoding EPD1-interacting receptor-like cytoplasmic serine/threonine-protein kinase — MVACKIAWKFILPNCFKAKNDTNILPSETKIIQVCKQINSDHHSRLAISDISTDSRSVFISLDDLSSNAIIGSNLHTFTYAELKIITSNFSSANFLGKGGFGPVHKGFIDDKIKPGLKAQPVAVKLLDLDGNQGHQEWLTEVVFLGQLRHPHLVKLMGYCWEDEQRILVYEYMARGNLENQLFSRYSSCLPWSTRIKIAVGAAKGLAFLHGEEKPVIYRDFKASNILLDSDYKAKLSDFGLAKDGPEGDDTHVSTRVMGTHGYAAPEYIMTGHLTSKSDVYSFGVVLLELITGRPAMDKSRHIRERNLVDWARPMLRDSHKLDRIMDSRLEGQYSTEGAKKVAALAYQCLSHQPRSRPTMSNVVKALEPVLELKDIPIGPFVYVVPSSECDKELEIGALKSKLDEEKNVNISEDEEKRARKHGHRHKHRLKSAAAAAAVYSDKHMQNHALTHERTNKKYT, encoded by the exons ATGGTGGCTTGCAAAATTGCCTGGAAATTTATTTTACCAAATTGTTTCAAAGCCAAGAATGATACTAATATTCTTCCTTCAGAGACAAAGATTATACAAGTATGCAAACAGATTAATTCTGATCATCATAGTAGGCTAGCAATTTCAGACATAAGTACTGATTCAAGATCAGTATTTATATCCTTAGATGATCTTTCGTCAAATGCAATCATCGgttcaaatcttcatacttttACATATGCGGAGCTCAAAATCATTACCAGTAATTTCTCATCTGCAAATTTTCTTGGAAAAGGTGGATTTGGACCTGTTCATAAGGGGTTTATTGATGATAAGATTAAGCCTGGTTTAAAAGCTCAACCTGTTGCTGTTAAGTTGCTGGATTTGGACGGTAATCAAGGCCACCAAGAATGGCTG ACTGAGGTGGTCTTTTTGGGACAATTGAGGCATCCCCATCTGGTGAAATTGATGGGATATTGTTGGGAGGATGAGCAGAGAATTCTTGTTTATGAGTACATGGCAAGGGGCAACTTAGAGAACCAACTATTTTCAA GATATTCGAGTTGCTTGCCATGGTCAACCAGAATAAAAATTGCGGTTGGTGCTGCAAAAGGACTAGCTTTTCTTCACGGGGAAGAAAAACCAGTAATCTACCGAGATTTCAAGGCTTCTAACATCCTATTAGACTcg GATTATAAGGCCAAGCTATCTGATTTTGGGCTAGCAAAGGATGGACCTGAAGGTGATGATACACATGTCTCGACTCGTGTTATGGGCACTCATGGCTACGCTGCTCCAGAGTATATCATGACTG GACATTTGACAAGTAAGAGTGATGTCTACAGTTTTGGAGTAGTTTTGCTAGAACTAATAACAGGACGACCAGCCATGGACAAGAGTCGCCACATTAGAGAGCGAAATTTGGTGGACTGGGCAAGGCCAATGCTCAGGGATTCACATAAGCTTGACAGAATAATGGACTCAAGACTTGAAGGTCAGTACTCGACAGAAGGAGCAAAAAAGGTGGCTGCATTAGCTTATCAATGCTTAAGCCACCAGCCCAGGTCTAGGCCTACTATGAGCAACGTGGTTAAGGCCCTCGAACCTGTATTGGAGTTGAAGGACATACCAATTGGTCCATTCGTTTATGTTGTTCCGTCCTCAGAATGTGACAAGGAGTTGGAAATTGGTGCGTTGAAATCTAAACTGGACGAAGAGAAAAATGTGAACATAAGCGAAGATGAAGAAAAAAGAGCGCGCAAGCACGGCCACAGGCATAAGCATAGACTAAagtctgctgctgctgctgctgctgtttaCTCAGATAAGCATATGCAAAATCACGCTTTGACGCACGAAAGAACAAATAAAAAGTATACTTAA